The Corynebacterium jeddahense genome has a window encoding:
- a CDS encoding helix-turn-helix domain-containing protein, with product MAFGRKPIEGGKSVSAVARTLNVSRPTIYRALKRIEADA from the coding sequence GTGGCGTTCGGGAGAAAGCCTATTGAGGGCGGCAAGTCCGTCAGCGCAGTAGCCAGGACACTCAACGTCTCGCGGCCGACGATCTATCGCGCTCTCAAGCGCATCGAAGCCGACGCTTAG